In the genome of Arachis hypogaea cultivar Tifrunner chromosome 9, arahy.Tifrunner.gnm2.J5K5, whole genome shotgun sequence, the window GAAATTGGTTATGAGTATGAGAGTGACGGTGACGCTCATTTTATTGCTTCAAGAGAAGATGAGCTCGATATTTCGAAGCTTGGCTTGCCTTCGAGGCTCGTCGACTCGCTCCAGAAACGTGGAATCACTAGCCTTTTCCCAATTCAGGTCTCtgttctttatttgattttaattttaattttaattttcatgtatgGTTTATTTCGGAATGGTGATGTTatattatgtaatatataatgttataGTATAGACATGTAAGGTGCTTGTGTTTTGATCATTCCccgaagaaaaaaattattaaaattattattattgttagaaatttcaaaactttattataaaaaatttaaatacaagatAGTTCATTCAAATTCATACACGAATTGTATTCTACAATGAATATAGATAATTTAAGACGTGCTAGTTTTTCAAATTAGTCGTGTTATATCAATTGCTTGGGGTTAGGGCTCTATGTTTTACTGTTTCGTTTTTTTCTTCCCATGAAATGTGGCactcattataattatatatgttcATTGAGTGTTCGCGTGCTTCTATTAATTTATTGGAAGCTAGATACATGCTTTAGTTGCTTTTGTTAAATTTAACTCAACACTTATAGTTATATGGATTTGGGTTTATCTTATTTCGACTAATGTTGATTTTGTATTGTATGATTTCTGTCAAATTCTTTTGTGGATTTGGTTGGACTCTTAGTTTCCTTTCCTCCTTGCAAATTTACTAACTTTCTGTTTGGTGATTAGAGAGCTGTGTTAGTGCCTGCCTTAGAAGGTAGAGATATCATTGCCCGGGCAAAGACTGGGACAGGGAAGACATTGGCGTTTGGGATTCCCATTATTAAAGGCCTCACTGATGATGAGCAAGGTTCCTTCAGGTGAATATTATTCATGCACAATACACCCTATTTGTTTTAGGATTGCTTGATATattgatgcatttgtttgtttattGCAGGCGTTCGGGCCGTCTTCCTAAAGTATTGGTCCTTGCACCTACTAGGGAGTTAGCAAAGCAGGTCGAGAAGGAGATAAAAGAATCTGCACCTTATCTGAATACAGTTTGTGTTTATGGTGGTGTTTCTTATGTAACACAGCAAAGTGCTCTTTCGCGTGGTGTTGATGTAGTGGTTGGAACACCTGGTAGAATAATTGACCTAATAAATGGGAACAGCCTTAAATTGAGTGAAGTTCAATATTTGGTTCTTGATGAAGCTGATCAAATGCTTGCTGTTGGGTTTGAGGAGGATGTGGAAGTAATTTTGGAAAAGGTCCCATCTGAGCGGCAGACAATGCTTTTCTCTGCGACAATGCCGGGTTGGGTGAAGAAATTGTCAAGAAAATATCTGAACAATCCGTTGACAATTGATTTGGTAAATTCTTGTTGCTTTTGACTTCTCTGATCCCTATTATGCACAGAGCATAGTTTTCTTAATCGTTTGTCAGTGGAGTGGAAAACATAGATTATAGCATGTAGTTACAgcattttctttctaattttataCATGGAATTTCAAAACAGTATTGATTAACTGATGGTATTCTTCCTGAATGTTTGAAGCTTATTGATGCTGATGGAAAAACTTACTTGACTGAAAAGGGAAGTCTTTTTTATGTTGTAAATTTTGATAAACCTATCAAAGCATTGACCTCATGGCTTACTAGCTTGTAATATAGCACGTTTTGGGTTCAACTCTGTAAATCTAGTTGCAATTCCTCATTGTAATCCTAATTTTATCTGTTTGTTACCATTTTGTTCTATGTTTGTCTGTTTGATACAAGTGGATTTGGAGAGAAGGGGAATCACTGTGGAGTGAATTATACTATAATAACATTAGCAGGATACATCTAGTTTCATTTTTAATTCCAACTCTATCAAATAACTGTGATTGTGTTTACCAATGTTTAAGTTATTGTAGAATAATCTTGATTATCAAAACccactttttccttttcttttaaataaggttggtgatgaagaagaaaagCTTGCTAATGGGATCAAACTTTATGCTATGTCAGCCACTGCCACTTCAAAGCGGACAATTCTTTCTGATCTTATAACTGTAAGTTTACTGAAACTGAAAAGTCCATCCTTATATGAATGGAAGCCATGTCAGTTGCTGGTCTATACCAGAAATATCTTGATTATAGAATGCAGTACAATGATTTCACTGAATTTAACTAAAATTCTATGTCTACGACCTTTAGGTCTATGCAAAGGGTGGAAAGACTATTGTTTTCACACAGACAAAAAGGGATGCCGATGAAGTATCACTGTCATTAACAAATAGTATAGCTTCTGAAGCTCTGCATGGTGATATATCTCAGCATCAAAGAGAAAGAACATTGAATGGCTTTCGGCAAGGGAAGTTCACTGTTCTTGTTGCCACGGATGTTGCAGCCCGTGGACTTGATATTCCCAATGTTGATTTGGTAAGTTCAAGGGACTTGATATTCCCTTGGTGCTTTCTGGTCTTCGCTATTGTATGATTCTTCCCGTGTACTAGcagttttatgtttttattatccaGTTTTGATTAAATGGTTAGTCCTAAATTAGGTTCAATCGGTGAACACTATACTTCgataattcatattttaaaacTGACATTTTTAATTGGGAATTTAGTCATTTATTTAACTGTAAATTTCTGAGAACTTATGTCTACAAATTGGGTTCTTGAGATATATTGTCTCCAGGACAGCTGAGGACTTAATTATCTTGAAATTGGGATTTCTTGACCCTTAAATGTGATTTGCTTGTCCAAGAAGAATTCGATTTGTCAATTATGATATATTTCACTTGCCTCTGACCTTATCATTCAATCTTGATCACTGTAAACTATTTAATTGATTTAACAGTTATAATTTTGTTTGATAAATTGTGTTTGTCCAAATAGCAacttgtttatttatattttatttttcatctcaaTCTCTTTCTGTTTACCTCCAGAGGCAGTAGAAGATCTATATCCCAATTAATTTGAGGATTCTTTTCTTTGACTATTACTGAATTTGTCTGCTCTCAACATAATGAAATTCCTTTCAGGTTATCCATTACGAACTTCCTAATGACCCTGAGACTTTTGTGCATCGCTCTGGTCGTACTGGGCGTGCTGGAAAAGAAGGTACTGCCATTCTGATGTACACCAGTAGCCAGAGGAGAACAGTTAGATCCCTTGAGCGTGATGTTGGCTGCAAATTTGAATTTGTTAGTCCACCAGCTATCGGAGAGATTTTGGAGGCATCTGCTGCACAAGTTGTTGCTACGCTTGAGAGAGTTCATCCAGAGTCTGTTGAGTTCTTCACTGCAACTGCACAAAAATTGGTTGAAAAACAAGGGGTTAGTGCCCTTGCGGCTGCACTAGCCCAGCTCAGTGGATTCTGTAGACCTCCATCATCCCGTTCATTAATCAACCATGAGCAGGTATTGGGGAagtttatatttcaatttcaacttGAGCCATTCCAGTTTCTAAAGTATTTATTGGTTCTCAGTGTTCTTTCATCAACATTATGTAAATGATGTTAATCCATGTCATTGGGATTCAACAGAATTTTACGTTTGGCCTAACACAACACTTCTCTTCTATTCAGGCATTGGCTATGTAAAAAGTTTGCAATAAGCTAAACATAGAAATGGTGTTCATGTAACAAAATCTGTCCAGAACATGAAATTGAAAAATCTAATTCTGCTCTAGCTAAACCGCAGATGGAATATAATTCATCAATTTAATAGATGTTCACCTTACTCTAAAGACCAGTTAACTTGGAATACTGATAGAATCCCTACAATAAATATAATCTACCCAAtggaagagaagcaagaggaagaAATGTCCATGGGTTAGCATACACGTTGTAAGAAACTGCTGATCTGGCAGTTGAGAGGAGTGGATGCCATTGGTTGAGGATATATTATGCTAGGGAAAGCATAGTGTGAATCAGGCTTCAAGTTAGGTAGATTGGGGGAAAGACTAGGAACTCTCCGACTGCCTGGACCCTTGCCCATTAGCATTTCTCTGTATTCCTTTTACATTTCTTGGAAACCAGTTGCTGATGCCTGATATCAACTTGATACCTTCTGGGGATATGATTTAgttcagtaattttttttttctcttcctagTTCTTATATCTGACACCATTGTATATTCGTATAATATCACTGGTTTTAATTTAATGTTTGCTTAGTTAAGCTTTTGAAAATCTAGTTATTACCTGATTAGTGttaagataacatataaaaaaaataaaaattagtgaaGGTTGAtccaaaattatattttatttgcctTACCTGGTTCAATCTTATAAATGCTGTTTCCGAGAATGTACTTGATTAGCTAATTGAAAGCTCTGTCAAATGCAGGGATGGGTTACATTGCAACTCACTCGAGATGGAGATAATTCTAGAAGATTTCTTTCTGCAAGATCGGTCACTGGGTTTCTTTCTGATGTGTATTCTCCTGCTGCTGAAGAAGTCGGAAAAATACATGTAATTGCAGATGACCGGGTTAGTAACTTCATATGCAAACCATATTGTTCTATTACGTAGTGTTTGTTTCCAGAGACTGGAATTGGGACTGGAGGAATAGGACTGAGTATCGTGTTTGGTGGTCAGAGACTGGAACTAAAATTTCAGTCTTGGGACACAATTTCAGTCCATTCAGTACCATTATGGGAACACAAGGGACTGGAATTTCTGGAGGCAGGGACTAAAACTTTAACATTTTCTTTAATGACtaaggatattttagtaaatattcTTATTTCATATCCATATCTATTTTGAACCAAATAAGATACTAAGACATAACTCAGTTCGATGCACTTTACTCCAAACATAATACAGAGACTTAACTTAGTGTCAGTCTCTCTATCTCTGTCTTCTAgtttctgtctcttagtctcagtTTCTCTTCCAAACACATCCTTATTGTGTTAGGAACTTCTTTACTATTGTCTATCAAGATAACGAACCCATGCTGTTCAATTTATTTGACATTGTTAATACCTAATGTCAGATTCAAGGAGCTGTTTTTGATCTTCCAGAGGACATTGCTAAAGAGTTACTCAACAAGGATTTGCCACCTGGAAACACTATTTCCAGGATCACCAAGGTAAATGAAATATTCGATTAATATATTTAATGCTCAACTGTTTGTTATTTATGTGAAACAGTTCATAAAGGCAATCTCATATCCCTCTTTGTATTGGCAGTTACCTGCTTTGCAAGATGATGGACCTGCAAATGATTACTACGGGAAGTTTTCCGACAGAGAACGAAGTAACCGAAGAGGTTCAAGGGATCAGAAAAGTTTTAAAACCTCACGAGGATATGGGGGAAACCGAGGCTCTAACGATGATTTTGGTAGTTCATACGGGAGAGGGAGTAAAAGTTTTAAATCTGGCAACGGCCGGTCTCGAATGGCAAAAAGCAGTGATGACTGGCTGATTGGAGGTAGACAATCAAGCAGGTATTCATATCATCAAACAAGTTATAAtggcttttcttttgttttcctgAGATGCAAAGTTATAGTAAGATTTATCCATGTGATACTTAGACATAGGATAATTCTTGAATAGTAAGCTAACAACTAATATTTAGATGGGAACGGCAATCAAACTTGAAAGTTCACCTAAACTCTAGGTAAACTCGAATAGTAAAGCTCAACATGAATTCAAAGAGCTTATAAATATCTAAATTGGAGATCTAAAATTATGAATCCGTAGGGTTTACAAATTACAAATTAACTTGAATTTGAATAACCTTGCTGGTGGGAGCCACGTTTGAGGTGTCTAGATGAGTTGTTAGATTTGTTCCTATGGAAGAATATCATAAGCTTTGACTTCAACTGATGGGACATCCAAATGTGACTTGCAGGGGTGGTAGCTACGGAGGGGCCTGTTTTAATTGTGGAGAATCGGGGCATCGCGCATCAGATTGTCCCAATAAGCGAAGCTTCTTTTAGCTAATGTATCGGCATTTTGGCGCCACCTCGGCAAAGGCTTGATCTACTGCTGCCACTGGTGATGGCCTATTGGGTCTAGAAATTTAAAGATGCTTGCTCAAAAGGATTACAGAATCAAAGACACTTTGCATCTGTCGTGGGGCAATCTCCACAGAGGCCTTAGCCTTGGGTCTTCGATGTATTTGGTTAGCTCATTCAAGATGtatttaatgatgtaaaatttatttgtaatttgtacTGCGGTTGTGTTCATTTTTGGCAAGAACAGTAACTATGTGGTCCTGTTTTGTCCGTTTAACCGCTTAATAGTATGGCGTTATGCAGAATGTTTACGAATTCCAACTGATCATGATATTGTTGCTTATGAGATGAAGATCATCTTACAAGTTGGTCATTATGCTGCAATCAGGATTTTGCAAAAACACCAATctcatctaaaaaatatatagtatTAGAATCCCGTTTCAAAATGTTATTTTGGATAAATTGGTTGATCAAAAACATATATTTAGATGTAAATTTAAATACTTACGTTTTTTATTTGGACATGGATGCAACAAGAAAGTAGTATGCCAATTTATGTCATTTGCAGGTAAAAGAGGTGACTTAATGGGTGTGAAATAAAGTAATATTTTACAAGCAAAAATGACATTTTGGCAACTTTAAAGTAGTATTATACTAGTATTGAGTACTGACCTTAAAGTTTTGCACAGCAAGgggaaaaagttaaaaaaaaaaaaaagtcattctCATTCAGGAACTGAGAAACCTGATGACGAAGCAAAGAGACAACATCCACAATTGACTTCAACATCTCAATTCCCTACTGAAAAGATTGCAAGTCCAAAATCACACACACTGCTCATTTTCCAAAAAGAACGTTCATAACAGTTCTGAAAACTGGTCCTCTTTTATTGCTCATAACCTCCCTCACAGCCTTCTCATCAGGTTCAAACCCCTTCTCCTTCATCTGCCCCAACAACTCCATAGCCTCGTCAACCTTCTCTTCCCTAACCAGCCCCTCAAACACCGCCGTGTAAGTCTCGGCACTGGGCTTCATCCCCTTATCCATAATCTCCAACACAAATCTCTTGGCATCCTTCAAAACCTTCCCACCAGCAAGCCCCTTTATAAGCACAGCGTAAGTATATGCATTGGGTGTAACCCCAGATGCCAGCATTCTCATGTGGGCCTTTAGAGCTTCCTTGGGCCGGCCCGCGTTGGCGTAGGCCTCAACAATGGCCGTGTGGGCCACCACGTCCGGCACGTGACCTTTGTCCTTGATCTCAGCGAAGAGCTCTAGCGCCACGTGCGTGAGACCCTCTTTGGACAATGCGTCGAACATCTTAACTGCATGGTTCATGAGGCCATCGCCGCTTCTCATGTTGTGGAAGATTCCTTGCAGGTCCTTGGGGTCCTCGGGCTCTTGTTTCGGGGGCTTCTTGCTGAATGGGTCGTAGGGGGGTGGTAGCTTTCCCTTATTGCTGTTCTTGTTGTCTTTGGTGGCGGCAACAACGCTGTCTTCATCGGAGTCGGAGTCAGAGTCGGAGAGTGAGAAGTTGAGTTTGGTGTCGATTGTAGTGTTGGGTTTCTTGGAGGTGAATGGGCGCGTTGTGAAGTGGAAGCTGTAAGATTTGGGATATGGGTGTGAGTGTGAGGAGAAGACGGAgatgggtggtggttggaggagGGAGGTGGGAGTGCGGGTGcgggaggaggagaagaagaaggcgcGCGATAGAGATGAGAGTGCGGCTCTGGTGGTGGCGGTGCCAGGGAAGGCCATCGATGCCATGATGCTGTGTCTCTGCGAATTTCTTTGTTATTTGATAGAGTGCTGCTATTGTGCTATATGCGATTGAAGGAATGATGAGAAGGAAATACAAGCTCATAGGACACTCCTAATTAAATGTTTTTAAgtcgtataatatatatatatatatatatatatatatatatatatatatatatatatatatatataacaaaaatacAATTTCGTAtatcaaaatcaataaatttatgtataaatatatgtgtaatttaatttatttttaatatatatttatattttaatatgtattttatactaataacttatTTTGTTGTATAAGTAATATAATCCTAAAATATCTATGTATTAATATATTTGAAAGCTTTCCACTCCTAAATAAAGGGAATAGatttaaataagagaaaaaagatTACTTGTTGACCAAATTGacttctgaattttttttataaaaatactagagttatcaaaatttattattttattatgtaattattatttaataattaatttaatttttttagtctaataatctaataagatattttatcctatatttttaaatattaatagctAACTgatgatataaaataataaattttaataatattttaacattcttctttttttttaaatcaaagttCATCTTTAATAATTTCAAGTTGGTTATATAAGTTCTTCTATCACTTCTATTATTAACGACGGCAAAATTTATTAACACGACACGTGAAGTGAAATTTGTAAAAATCGAAATAATcgcattaataaaataataaattaattgcccagaataagtttaaaaaaaatatttttttttataaaatataaaggtAATTAGTCCTCTTTTTGgtatatcatacttatatatatcttgttaatttaattattacgTTGTGTATTCTAGAGCTATGTAcaagattttatatatattatgtcttgttctATCCGTGCCTACgcgtttagttatcgtgtgtgaacgcttcgcATTTTCGTAATTTCGTTTTATGCGACTTTGAGTTTTACTTCTTCATTGagcttctagttatataaattcttggatatatatatatatataaactttagAACCGTCGTAGCACTTTGTTATCCTTCGCTTTACAGCTAGAGGTAAGGATTAGGGTAACGAGGTGTTAcatttatggtatcagagcggttcttcCTCAtaagcctgagggatggaccgattgtgcttcgttgTACACTCTGGGTCGTTTTTCTTTCGTACTATTTAGGATATCTGTttgatatgcatagcatgcttgtttgtgagtgtctttctgggataattgaagcactaggcttgagatattgagattgatcaccTCAATATCGATTATTTAGTGTAGATATGACCCCGAATGGCAACTCGCGGACGAGGTCAATCACGTTCATGGAGAGATAGTGAAGATGACTAACCTAGTTAATGCGTTACAAGCTCAACATGTTCCAGAAAACCAGTTTGTCGAGTTTGTGGCATATCAATTAATTGGtgagcaaggttctgaaaaccgaatcagtcatcgaaccgctctagttactggttcactggttcataaGTTCAACCAATTCGCCCGTAATTGAACCAAAAAaatgttttataaaaaaataatcaataaaatataaataaacacacaaaAATATCATTATAGACTAATATAATCTTTAAAATATTATCCAAACTAAAAGTATTACATCAACCACAATATTATAATCTCATCCAAATACAAACacaaaagtcaaataacaaaaaaataatcaattacaAACCATTCAATTATTCACCATCTTCGTATTACATGTCGAATTGCTGCACAGAAAATACTAATATTTTGATGTATTTAATTTGATCACTGCTAGTCTTCTGTTACGTCATGAGTGTTGTTTATTCAGCAATGGAGAGTATGTAAAAGCATGATTGATGAATTAGAGAGATTGTGTATTGAGGCCACTGATGAGGTGAGCACCAATCAACCATTTGAGACCATTCCTTCTATTCCATATTTATATCATAACCTGAATCTGTCATGCACAGTATGTTGGCTCAGCCTGGAAGGAACTGAAACATATTGAGCAAGCTGTAGGATTCCTAGTAAAAGTCAATTTTACAGAATCTTGAATTCATATTCAAACAaacaaacgaaaagaaagttaataTTGCTCATCTTCCATTCAATTTTTAATCTCAGGTGTTGcatcaaaaacccaaaaaaatatttaatgaagTAACAAAAGAGCTCTGCCCAATGAATGTCCTCTTTTCAATTTATAGCTACCTGTAAATTGATATACCTCAGTTCCATTCTCTTCCTAATAACAAGGACaattaattaagataaaaaacacaaataatttatcaaattaacatTAATAACATGAACAATTTATCAAATCAAGAACAACAAACCATAAcaagaaaaatttataaaattaacaaattatcaaaaggtcaagaacaacataacaacttaacaatctaaaatttaaaagttaagaaTAGcactaaaatattaatttattaaattaacaagttaataagatcaattagaactgaaaatcaaaataacaagaacaaCTAAAGCTTTAAAATACAGCAAACCAACAACAAAACAAGAATTGGAACCACATACTAATCATtaaaaacaacaattaaataaaataataactgaacAATTAATACAAGAAAGAACAAGTAAAGGAAAATAAATTACCTTAGACTGGAGCATGTTCTGAAATTTGAACAGAACAGGGAAATGGAGCTGGAGCTTCGAAATGCGATGGAGATGGTTGAACAGAAACAAAACAGCGGTTGAACGGCAGCTCTAACACGCGAGGAGAGGTCAGAACAGAGGGCTAAGCAGCTCGAACAGAAAGACAGGGGCTGGAGCGTGGGGGAACAGAGCTTGAAGAGTAGTAGAACCTTGGCGAGATAGCGGTGGAAGCTCGGCCAAAAAGGAGGTGGAACACGCGTTGTGACGACGCTGTTGGTCTATTGCAGTGTAGACAACAACAGTGGTTGGACGTTGAAGAAcgacgaagaagaagaacagcAGTGGTGGCAAAACTTTCCAATTCaaaagttgaagaagaagaatgtgggAGTAAGGGAGGAGACTAAGATGAGAGGCGCATgtgagaggaaggagaaggagtGACTGAGTGAGTGAGACTTGAGAGAGTGCGTAGCTTTGGTTAGGGTTTCAATGAATGAAATGGCGCCGTTTGGGCGAACAATAAAAAAACTGGCCAGGTCCCAGTTCGGTTCGATCGGACGGTTCTCGGCCGGTTCGGCGGTTCAACTCCGATTTTTAAATTCAGCGGTTATGCTATCTATCCGATGCGTCTTTCTTGTTGGTTCACGGTTTGACCGGTTTGACAAGAAAAATGCCGACTGATGCAGCTACAGACTGAGGATAAATACTTTTGGGATTTTTAATTAAGATTTTCAATTTCTAACCGGTATGGCCTTAAATcatgttgaaaaagttttaaagtttagaatgattTTCAATACTTTGGAActtttggtttaaatgatttggttttgaaactaggtTAGAACTCTTGGATTAAATGATATGGTTTACAAAAAAGTGAGTcctatgattttgttaatttgtgaatttattttgtaatttaactCATTGAAAGAGATTCAAATTGAAAAGCTATGATTTAaggattttaatgaatttaagaaaaaTCATGTTTTAAAGTAATtgatttaagaataaataatttttgaatcTTTTGAAAAACCTTTGATATTGAACTGATTTAGATTGATCTTGTTTTGAAGGTTTTagaaaatattacaaaatcagTATTTGATTTAAAAGAAAATTCGGTTCGATGTAGTGGAGTAATTCAGATTCTTAATGGCAactaatcagagtgacgcagcaaAAAGTGTGTGGGAGCATTGAC includes:
- the LOC112710651 gene encoding DEAD-box ATP-dependent RNA helicase 3, chloroplastic, translated to MVSVIGVSSIYQTHALELHKRATSTTTTAASGSSNAVSLPSLSFDNKSHFNAVLRAHYHLNDGNRRRLGFVPTSNAVVTANDSSVLSEEAFKGFGFDGVGDDDEIGYEYESDGDAHFIASREDELDISKLGLPSRLVDSLQKRGITSLFPIQRAVLVPALEGRDIIARAKTGTGKTLAFGIPIIKGLTDDEQGSFRRSGRLPKVLVLAPTRELAKQVEKEIKESAPYLNTVCVYGGVSYVTQQSALSRGVDVVVGTPGRIIDLINGNSLKLSEVQYLVLDEADQMLAVGFEEDVEVILEKVPSERQTMLFSATMPGWVKKLSRKYLNNPLTIDLVGDEEEKLANGIKLYAMSATATSKRTILSDLITVYAKGGKTIVFTQTKRDADEVSLSLTNSIASEALHGDISQHQRERTLNGFRQGKFTVLVATDVAARGLDIPNVDLVIHYELPNDPETFVHRSGRTGRAGKEGTAILMYTSSQRRTVRSLERDVGCKFEFVSPPAIGEILEASAAQVVATLERVHPESVEFFTATAQKLVEKQGVSALAAALAQLSGFCRPPSSRSLINHEQGWVTLQLTRDGDNSRRFLSARSVTGFLSDVYSPAAEEVGKIHVIADDRIQGAVFDLPEDIAKELLNKDLPPGNTISRITKLPALQDDGPANDYYGKFSDRERSNRRGSRDQKSFKTSRGYGGNRGSNDDFGSSYGRGSKSFKSGNGRSRMAKSSDDWLIGGRQSSRGGSYGGACFNCGESGHRASDCPNKRSFF
- the LOC112710652 gene encoding uncharacterized protein; the protein is MASMAFPGTATTRAALSSLSRAFFFSSSRTRTPTSLLQPPPISVFSSHSHPYPKSYSFHFTTRPFTSKKPNTTIDTKLNFSLSDSDSDSDEDSVVAATKDNKNSNKGKLPPPYDPFSKKPPKQEPEDPKDLQGIFHNMRSGDGLMNHAVKMFDALSKEGLTHVALELFAEIKDKGHVPDVVAHTAIVEAYANAGRPKEALKAHMRMLASGVTPNAYTYAVLIKGLAGGKVLKDAKRFVLEIMDKGMKPSAETYTAVFEGLVREEKVDEAMELLGQMKEKGFEPDEKAVREVMSNKRGPVFRTVMNVLFGK